Proteins encoded by one window of Acidobacteriota bacterium:
- a CDS encoding DUF5615 family PIN-like protein has protein sequence MRFLVDECTGPAVARWLREQSHDVFSVYDEARGTTDDDVLAKAHAENRILITNDKDFGEMVFRERAPHHGVIFLRLQDERLASKADALRKVLTSYANQLPDAFVVVTETQVRFATT, from the coding sequence ATGCGGTTCCTTGTCGACGAATGCACTGGGCCGGCTGTCGCTCGCTGGCTGCGCGAACAATCGCACGACGTGTTCTCGGTCTACGACGAGGCTCGTGGAACAACTGACGACGACGTTCTGGCCAAAGCACATGCCGAGAACCGGATTCTGATCACCAACGACAAGGACTTCGGCGAGATGGTGTTTCGCGAGAGGGCACCGCATCATGGCGTCATCTTCCTTCGCCTTCAGGATGAGCGGCTGGCGTCCAAGGCAGACGCATTGCGAAAGGTGCTCACTTCGTATGCCAATCAACTTCCTGACGCGTTCGTCGTGGTGACTGAAACCCAAGTCCGTTTCGCGACGACGTAG
- a CDS encoding DUF433 domain-containing protein, producing MTDRQLLERISCDPKVMVGKPVIKGTRLTVDYILNLLGHGSTFDAIVGEYEGLEQEDIQACLLFASKSLSGTAFLPLVAEPA from the coding sequence ATGACCGATCGACAACTTCTCGAACGGATCAGTTGTGACCCGAAGGTCATGGTCGGCAAGCCGGTGATCAAAGGTACTCGGTTGACCGTGGACTACATTTTGAACCTCCTGGGCCACGGCTCGACGTTTGACGCCATCGTGGGAGAATACGAGGGCCTCGAACAAGAGGACATCCAGGCGTGCCTGCTGTTTGCGTCGAAGTCCCTCTCAGGCACGGCGTTCCTCCCGCTGGTGGCCGAGCCGGCTTAG
- a CDS encoding phosphoribosylformylglycinamidine synthase subunit PurQ: protein MPHPERVFRSVQLSWHPEDWGEDSPWMRLFRNARVYVG from the coding sequence ATGCCGCATCCGGAGCGGGTGTTCCGCTCGGTCCAGCTCTCGTGGCATCCCGAAGACTGGGGTGAGGACAGCCCGTGGATGCGGCTCTTCCGCAACGCGCGCGTCTACGTCGGCTAG